In a single window of the Campylobacter hyointestinalis subsp. lawsonii genome:
- a CDS encoding lytic transglycosylase domain-containing protein, with product MKILKQFKIINNYKKLFIIMLFSCSTLSAVNLPNINETKFNWLFYKFGKEFNIPPILLWAIAKTESNFVIKAKNINKNGSSDYGLMQINSIHEPTLKAKNLSLDDLYRPDINIQMGAMILRNCLNKHGWDYKALNCYNGKINNNPYSHKVFANLNKFKKAKGVIK from the coding sequence ATGAAAATTTTAAAACAATTTAAAATAATAAATAATTATAAAAAATTATTTATTATTATGTTATTTTCGTGTTCTACTCTAAGTGCTGTAAATTTACCAAATATAAACGAAACTAAATTTAATTGGCTTTTTTATAAGTTTGGTAAAGAGTTTAATATACCACCCATTCTTCTTTGGGCAATAGCAAAAACAGAAAGTAATTTTGTTATAAAGGCAAAAAATATTAATAAAAATGGTTCAAGCGACTATGGATTAATGCAAATTAATTCTATACACGAGCCAACTTTAAAGGCAAAAAATTTAAGCCTTGATGACCTTTATCGTCCAGACATTAATATACAAATGGGGGCTATGATTTTAAGAAATTGCTTAAATAAGCACGGATGGGATTATAAAGCATTAAATTGTTATAACGGGAAAATTAATAACAATCCATATTCACACAAAGTTTTTGCAAATTTAAATAAATTTAAAAAAGCAAAAGGAGTAATAAAATGA
- the topB gene encoding DNA topoisomerase III has translation MGRLFIAEKPELARAIAKGLNGNETKSNGFIKKGDDTITWAFGHILELYKPDDYAEKYKKWDLADLPFEIEKFKYKPIEKSKEQLNIILNLLKNKGINEVVHCGDADDEGQILVDEILQYANNKLPVKRLLINDLSEAGIKKELNNIRSNDDFYGLSQRGFARSLADWIVGLNLTRAYTVTARKKGYQDGVLNLGRVQTPILSLVVNRDQENENFKSLEYFAISGEFKSFDGIEFRANLKVDDKITDREIAQNIAKECEDKTARITTKKTENKKELPPLPYNLLKLQAECAKELGLKPDKVLSITQNLREKFHLITYNRSDCEYLPETMYDESPTIINSLKEIFANTENIELKGILDNVNLGIKSAAFNSANISAHHGIVPTGAKANLDELSKDELNIFTMIAKRFALQFFKAREYEATSIVVEICEYKFTASQNITADLGFAFYLKPQKDEKNDENDEVENTSRLADLLEGSTADCIKIKLDAKKTKPKPFYTMATLLTDLTGVAKYAKNPNIKKLLLEKDQGKKGENGGIGTPATRSNHIKSLIDNDFISVSDDKKQVIHATQKGKDLIAVAPEILTSVDMTALWFEKQKMIESRDLSLDDFLAEINKQIKDEIEKVKDSDMGNFGARPQDAITCPMCNKGYLIRRESQNKKGVFWWGCSEWCNDCKAFFYDNNGKPQLEAKPKQEIPNDAQICPKCKSGKLLPKTSQKGFNYFACNGKLKNGNWCNAKFKTNDSGELEEMIFDKK, from the coding sequence ATGGGTAGATTATTTATAGCCGAAAAGCCTGAACTCGCACGTGCAATCGCAAAAGGTTTAAATGGCAATGAGACTAAAAGCAATGGCTTTATTAAAAAAGGTGATGACACTATAACTTGGGCTTTTGGACATATTTTAGAGCTTTATAAACCTGATGACTATGCAGAAAAATATAAAAAATGGGATTTAGCAGATCTTCCATTTGAGATAGAAAAATTCAAATATAAGCCGATCGAAAAAAGCAAAGAGCAACTTAATATAATTTTAAATTTGCTGAAAAATAAAGGCATAAATGAAGTCGTCCACTGCGGCGATGCAGATGATGAGGGGCAAATTTTAGTTGATGAAATTTTACAATACGCAAACAATAAATTGCCAGTCAAAAGACTTCTTATAAACGATCTTAGCGAAGCCGGAATAAAAAAAGAGTTAAACAATATTAGATCAAACGATGATTTTTATGGCTTGTCCCAACGTGGATTTGCTAGAAGTTTGGCCGACTGGATAGTTGGACTTAATCTTACTCGCGCCTACACGGTTACAGCAAGAAAAAAAGGTTATCAAGATGGTGTTTTAAATCTCGGCAGAGTGCAAACACCTATTCTTTCCTTAGTGGTCAATAGAGATCAAGAAAATGAGAATTTTAAAAGTTTGGAATATTTTGCAATTAGTGGCGAATTTAAAAGTTTTGATGGAATAGAATTTCGTGCAAATTTAAAGGTTGATGATAAAATTACCGATAGAGAAATAGCTCAAAATATTGCAAAAGAGTGTGAAGATAAAACAGCTAGAATTACAACAAAAAAGACTGAAAACAAAAAAGAGCTGCCACCGCTTCCCTATAATTTACTAAAACTACAAGCCGAGTGTGCCAAAGAACTTGGTTTAAAACCTGACAAAGTCTTGTCTATTACTCAAAATTTACGAGAAAAATTTCATCTTATAACATATAATAGAAGCGACTGCGAATACCTGCCCGAAACTATGTATGATGAAAGCCCAACCATTATAAACTCATTAAAAGAAATTTTTGCTAACACAGAGAATATTGAGTTAAAAGGTATTTTAGACAACGTCAATCTTGGTATAAAAAGCGCAGCCTTTAACTCGGCAAATATTTCAGCTCATCACGGCATTGTTCCAACTGGTGCAAAAGCAAATTTAGATGAGCTAAGCAAAGATGAACTAAATATTTTTACAATGATTGCAAAAAGGTTTGCACTACAATTTTTTAAAGCAAGAGAGTATGAAGCAACCAGTATTGTAGTTGAAATTTGCGAGTATAAATTTACTGCTTCACAAAATATTACCGCTGATTTAGGCTTTGCATTTTATCTAAAACCGCAAAAAGATGAAAAAAATGATGAAAACGATGAAGTAGAAAATACTTCAAGGCTAGCCGATTTGTTAGAAGGATCAACAGCAGATTGTATCAAAATCAAACTCGATGCAAAAAAGACCAAACCAAAACCATTTTATACTATGGCAACACTTCTTACAGATCTTACAGGCGTAGCAAAATATGCAAAAAATCCAAACATTAAGAAGCTACTGCTTGAAAAAGATCAGGGTAAAAAAGGCGAAAATGGTGGCATAGGAACACCTGCCACTAGATCAAATCATATTAAAAGTCTAATAGATAATGATTTTATCAGTGTTAGCGATGATAAGAAGCAAGTCATTCACGCAACACAAAAAGGCAAAGACCTAATTGCTGTTGCACCTGAAATTCTAACTAGCGTTGATATGACTGCTTTATGGTTTGAAAAACAAAAAATGATCGAAAGTCGTGATCTTAGCTTAGACGATTTTTTAGCAGAGATCAACAAGCAAATAAAAGACGAGATAGAAAAAGTCAAAGATAGCGATATGGGTAATTTTGGAGCAAGACCACAAGATGCAATAACCTGCCCTATGTGCAACAAAGGCTATTTAATTCGCCGTGAAAGTCAAAATAAAAAAGGTGTATTTTGGTGGGGTTGTAGTGAATGGTGCAATGACTGCAAGGCATTTTTTTACGACAATAATGGCAAACCGCAACTTGAGGCAAAACCAAAACAAGAGATACCTAATGATGCTCAAATTTGTCCAAAATGCAAGAGCGGAAAGCTTCTGCCAAAAACGAGTCAAAAAGGGTTTAATTATTTTGCTTGTAACGGAAAACTTAAAAATGGCAACTGGTGCAATGCCAAATTTAAGACAAATGATAGCGGAGAACTTGAAGAGATGATTTTTGATAAAAAGTGA
- a CDS encoding cag pathogenicity island Cag12 family protein has protein sequence MIKFTYLASVATAFMLVGCTSVPKPIELDGNSQITINQDLIKQEKRNIPLDPFLKQNNWTYNLMFEKIGDEYIPNDMVVKTFYVAHNADRIIIVGNQEIAQDYKNYLTSNGCKNIAIHPVDSIGLSKKRVNILFFGMKGKNDESFIKNFTNLFSF, from the coding sequence ATGATTAAATTTACATATCTAGCAAGCGTGGCAACAGCATTCATGCTTGTTGGTTGCACAAGCGTGCCAAAACCCATAGAGCTTGATGGCAATAGTCAGATCACTATCAATCAAGATCTAATCAAGCAAGAAAAACGCAATATTCCGCTTGATCCGTTCCTAAAACAAAACAATTGGACTTACAATTTAATGTTTGAGAAAATCGGCGATGAATATATTCCAAACGATATGGTTGTAAAAACATTTTATGTGGCTCATAATGCCGATAGGATTATTATAGTTGGCAATCAGGAGATAGCGCAAGATTATAAAAACTATTTAACTAGCAATGGTTGTAAAAATATAGCCATCCACCCAGTAGATAGCATTGGATTATCTAAAAAGCGTGTAAATATCTTATTTTTTGGAATGAAAGGAAAAAATGATGAGAGTTTTATCAAAAATTTTACTAACTTGTTTAGTTTCTAG
- a CDS encoding toprim domain-containing protein encodes MNLHKDETRAFLEYLGFNVDKHYKFKMRNDEKTASASIDPKNGYIKDFGSGFRGDVIAFYKEIKACDDKTAFLETKKILDDLKIYNEINANHNQETTINNIKIQTLEQSIIRIINNKNLTTDEIFEVLCKERKIKAYSSRADDFYDNVCDTMSNMLEKGILSRNEQSDSFSIKFEKEPKIEYLDDNIIQKYENERRENFTRYQELLAKLLPTCDNAKRKELAQNFQIGYSKSEDRLIMPLRDENGGIITLWKYNPNLNIKYTFSKDRPRTAFNILNLKEYTKDDRPIFIAEGEKDCLNMLSRGYKAISLGSASAKFKLEQTQILKDCYVVIAYDYDEAGRNGAKALKEQLKNVCNVVEVIDWEKILKQNKLEKELKQGFDFTDFLEVSTKQREIKKGFDR; translated from the coding sequence ATGAACTTGCATAAGGATGAAACAAGAGCTTTTTTAGAATATCTTGGATTTAATGTTGATAAACATTACAAATTTAAAATGCGAAATGATGAAAAAACAGCGAGTGCAAGTATAGATCCAAAAAATGGATATATAAAAGACTTTGGCAGCGGTTTTAGGGGCGATGTAATTGCATTTTACAAAGAAATAAAAGCTTGTGATGATAAAACAGCTTTTTTAGAAACCAAAAAGATACTTGATGATTTGAAAATTTACAATGAAATAAATGCAAACCATAATCAGGAAACAACGATAAATAACATAAAAATTCAAACATTAGAACAAAGTATAATAAGAATAATAAATAATAAGAATTTAACAACAGATGAGATATTTGAAGTTCTTTGTAAGGAAAGAAAAATCAAAGCTTATTCAAGCAGAGCCGATGATTTTTATGATAATGTTTGTGATACTATGTCTAATATGCTTGAAAAAGGCATTTTAAGTCGTAACGAACAATCAGATAGTTTTAGTATAAAATTTGAAAAAGAGCCAAAAATAGAGTATCTAGATGACAACATTATACAAAAATACGAAAACGAACGCCGTGAAAATTTTACTCGCTATCAAGAGCTGTTAGCAAAACTTTTACCAACTTGTGATAATGCAAAACGTAAAGAGTTAGCTCAAAATTTTCAAATAGGCTATTCTAAAAGTGAAGATAGGCTAATTATGCCTTTGCGTGATGAAAATGGTGGAATAATAACGCTTTGGAAATATAATCCTAATTTAAATATTAAATATACATTTAGCAAAGATCGACCACGCACAGCTTTTAATATTCTAAACTTAAAAGAATATACAAAAGATGATCGCCCTATTTTCATAGCAGAAGGCGAAAAGGACTGCCTTAATATGCTATCTCGTGGCTATAAAGCAATAAGCCTTGGCAGTGCAAGTGCTAAATTTAAATTAGAGCAAACTCAAATTCTAAAAGATTGTTATGTGGTTATTGCGTATGATTATGATGAGGCTGGTAGAAATGGAGCAAAAGCCTTAAAAGAGCAATTAAAAAATGTTTGCAATGTAGTTGAAGTCATAGACTGGGAAAAAATTTTAAAACAAAACAAATTAGAAAAAGAGCTTAAACAAGGCTTTGACTTCACGGATTTTTTAGAAGTTAGCACAAAACAAAGAGAAATAAAAAAAGGATTTGATAGATGA
- a CDS encoding helix-turn-helix domain-containing protein translates to MKDVNFYEKYITPAELEEMFGISQSTQYKLRMQKNYTDENRQKHIPIPFVKIGNRILYNIDSIKKWLKNIEQK, encoded by the coding sequence ATGAAAGATGTAAATTTTTACGAAAAATATATAACACCAGCAGAGCTTGAGGAGATGTTTGGCATAAGTCAAAGCACACAATATAAATTAAGAATGCAGAAAAACTATACCGATGAAAATAGGCAAAAACACATACCTATACCATTTGTAAAGATTGGCAATCGTATTTTATACAATATTGACAGCATAAAGAAATGGTTAAAAAATATAGAACAAAAATGA
- the virB9 gene encoding P-type conjugative transfer protein VirB9, which yields MIKNNKKLFNIAIILLLAMANLHAINIPKLSKFDKRITYATYNADDVVLVKCKEGFVSIIEFDKDERIVNIATGFSDGWEVMDKDNYLFIKPKSYTIKSEEQNMTDENGEQVEFYGSSVIQPNPTDWKTNLIITTNKDKVYTFDLELGEASKINYKLTFNYITPKEKIEKEKADKELAQKIAKEKAEYQKEIERNTIPRNWNFVMHVNKNSDTIVPDYAYDDGVFTYLGFSSTKTIPSVFLYDEINKESILNSHVKKDGKYDVVVIHKTAEKILLRSGDKLVGIINKGYGQNPLDKTYSTNKDNIQREIISNE from the coding sequence ATGATAAAAAATAATAAAAAATTATTTAATATCGCAATAATTTTATTATTAGCAATGGCAAATTTGCACGCAATAAATATCCCAAAGTTGTCCAAATTTGACAAGCGTATAACTTATGCAACATATAATGCCGATGACGTTGTGCTAGTTAAATGCAAAGAAGGTTTTGTAAGTATTATCGAATTTGACAAAGATGAGCGGATAGTAAATATTGCCACTGGTTTTAGCGATGGCTGGGAGGTTATGGATAAGGATAATTACCTATTTATCAAACCCAAAAGCTACACCATAAAATCCGAAGAACAAAATATGACTGATGAAAACGGCGAACAGGTAGAATTCTATGGTAGCTCTGTCATCCAGCCAAATCCTACTGATTGGAAAACAAACTTGATTATCACAACAAATAAGGACAAGGTTTATACTTTTGATTTGGAGCTTGGAGAGGCTAGCAAGATTAACTATAAGCTAACATTTAACTATATAACACCAAAAGAAAAGATAGAAAAGGAAAAGGCTGATAAAGAACTTGCACAAAAGATAGCGAAAGAAAAAGCTGAGTATCAAAAAGAGATCGAGCGAAACACAATACCAAGAAACTGGAATTTTGTAATGCACGTCAATAAAAATAGCGATACTATTGTGCCTGATTATGCTTATGATGATGGCGTTTTTACGTATCTTGGCTTTAGTTCTACTAAAACTATACCTAGTGTATTTTTATACGATGAGATCAATAAAGAAAGTATTCTTAATAGCCACGTTAAAAAAGACGGCAAATATGATGTGGTCGTAATTCACAAAACTGCTGAGAAGATTTTACTCAGAAGTGGCGATAAATTAGTTGGTATTATCAATAAGGGTTATGGTCAAAATCCGCTTGATAAGACTTATAGCACAAATAAAGACAATATTCAAAGAGAGATTATAAGCAATGAATGA
- the virB10 gene encoding type IV secretion system protein VirB10, producing the protein MNENKISENANNHSNDQEPQVERIAYEQPEIENEPNRKMMVTAIMGLCLVVLVMVGLSFLNKNKEVGETVKSQVQQIGTDVKSKNFELSQEQKTEQRNFNEFSGVPATQQQANAQEAQKADPLSSNPAMPHKPTFTPKVFKTSGSLAIATSSSQKNEIYTPDQNISWEEQARKFEEEKEYEGDTYTPKVATKDKFNPSLLLQKGTYIGCSLNTRLVSQIKGGISCTTSENIYSKDGVTLLIEKGSKIFGSFRSGEMNDGINRIFVVWSEIRTPNNINIPVQSGASDELGGSGMQGYVDHQWMKRFGASILLSMIDDVFNYAANGKRDNSYDYSENTRDATQQMANTALEEFIKIKPVLYRNQGDIVGVYVNRDIDFSKVYKLKVGKRK; encoded by the coding sequence ATGAATGAAAATAAAATTAGCGAAAATGCAAACAATCATTCAAATGATCAAGAGCCTCAAGTAGAACGTATTGCCTACGAGCAACCAGAGATAGAAAACGAACCCAATAGAAAAATGATGGTTACCGCCATTATGGGCTTATGTTTGGTAGTTTTAGTTATGGTCGGTCTTAGCTTTTTAAACAAAAATAAAGAAGTTGGCGAAACCGTTAAATCACAAGTGCAACAAATCGGAACCGATGTAAAAAGTAAAAATTTCGAATTATCGCAAGAACAAAAGACGGAGCAAAGAAATTTTAATGAGTTTTCAGGCGTGCCAGCTACACAACAACAAGCAAACGCCCAAGAAGCACAAAAAGCAGATCCGCTTTCTTCAAATCCAGCAATGCCGCATAAGCCAACATTTACACCAAAGGTTTTTAAAACTAGCGGAAGCCTAGCAATAGCTACAAGTAGCTCACAAAAAAATGAAATATATACCCCTGATCAAAATATTTCTTGGGAGGAACAAGCAAGAAAATTTGAAGAAGAAAAAGAATATGAAGGAGATACATATACGCCAAAAGTAGCAACAAAGGATAAATTTAATCCTAGCTTACTTCTGCAAAAAGGCACATACATAGGATGTTCTTTAAATACAAGGCTAGTTTCACAAATCAAAGGCGGAATATCTTGCACAACTAGTGAAAATATTTACAGCAAAGATGGCGTAACTCTTCTAATAGAAAAGGGAAGTAAAATTTTTGGTAGTTTTAGAAGCGGCGAAATGAATGATGGCATAAATAGAATTTTTGTCGTGTGGAGCGAAATCAGAACACCAAACAATATCAATATTCCGGTGCAGAGCGGCGCAAGCGATGAATTGGGCGGAAGTGGTATGCAAGGATATGTTGATCATCAGTGGATGAAACGATTTGGGGCTAGTATTTTGCTTTCTATGATCGATGATGTGTTTAACTATGCCGCGAACGGCAAACGAGATAATAGCTACGATTATAGCGAAAACACAAGAGATGCAACCCAGCAAATGGCAAACACTGCACTTGAAGAATTTATAAAAATCAAACCAGTGCTTTATAGAAATCAAGGCGATATCGTTGGAGTATATGTTAATCGCGATATTGATTTTAGCAAAGTTTATAAATTGAAAGTAGGCAAAAGAAAATGA
- a CDS encoding virB8 family protein, giving the protein MKKVDKQIENFVKNNPDEVAISYEASIRYIAEQANKRAYFISGVALLVAIISVIAVCLLTPLKSVEPYVIRVDNTTGMVDIITSVNEAAFSQNEALDKYFATMYVKAREGYYYDILQNDYELVQILSYPDVANIYLKTYEGEKARDQVLKNDFEVEIDIVSVTLGNSAGSPIATIRFNEITRKKGEKIAISNKAKIVTLSYDYQPNTLTTEKERIKNPLGFKVSTYRIDDEIRR; this is encoded by the coding sequence ATGAAAAAAGTAGATAAACAAATAGAAAATTTTGTTAAAAATAATCCTGATGAAGTGGCAATTAGCTACGAGGCAAGTATTCGCTATATAGCCGAGCAAGCAAATAAAAGAGCTTATTTCATCTCAGGAGTGGCACTACTTGTAGCTATTATTAGTGTTATAGCAGTTTGCCTACTAACACCATTAAAATCAGTTGAACCTTATGTAATAAGGGTTGATAATACGACTGGTATGGTAGATATTATAACCAGCGTAAATGAAGCCGCATTCTCGCAAAATGAAGCACTAGATAAATACTTTGCGACAATGTATGTAAAAGCTAGAGAGGGTTACTATTATGATATTTTGCAAAATGATTATGAATTAGTGCAAATTTTAAGCTATCCAGATGTTGCCAATATTTATTTAAAAACCTATGAAGGCGAAAAAGCAAGGGATCAGGTCTTAAAAAATGACTTTGAAGTCGAGATTGATATTGTATCGGTTACTCTTGGCAATAGTGCAGGATCGCCGATCGCAACCATAAGATTTAACGAAATCACTAGAAAAAAAGGCGAAAAAATAGCCATATCAAACAAGGCTAAAATCGTAACTCTTTCATATGATTATCAGCCAAATACTCTCACAACAGAAAAAGAGCGAATAAAAAATCCACTTGGCTTTAAAGTTAGCACATATAGAATTGATGATGAAATAAGGAGATAA
- a CDS encoding ATPase, T2SS/T4P/T4SS family, whose product MSNIGLDKSTMLDGYVRQYFGKYLADDNINEIAYNGGNLIWVEDTNGNWTSFESELNFKTAQAFANASAAFKNDKLDRQKPILSCILSTGERVQIVVPNATKEDHISITIRKPSKVRYTIDDYIKNGSLDQKMANELKAAIESGKNIIICGETGSGKTTFMKTLIDFIPLDERIITIEDVEEIKFWDHKNFVQLFYPSEAKSDSPVNATTLLKSCLRMKPSRILLAEVRGGETYDFLNVISSGHNGSMTSCHAGSVKSAIDRLVMMSMQNAQAQVLGKDMLLDIVSNTIDYIIVFKRHNKKRQIMEYLANGEYFVRNIENDTFRKESLRNK is encoded by the coding sequence ATGAGCAATATAGGGCTAGATAAATCAACAATGCTTGATGGCTATGTTAGGCAGTATTTTGGAAAATACTTAGCCGATGACAATATAAACGAGATAGCTTATAATGGTGGAAATTTAATTTGGGTAGAGGACACAAATGGTAACTGGACTAGCTTTGAGAGTGAGCTAAATTTTAAAACGGCTCAAGCATTTGCAAACGCAAGTGCTGCGTTTAAGAATGACAAACTAGATAGGCAAAAACCTATTCTATCTTGCATTCTTTCAACTGGTGAAAGGGTGCAGATTGTAGTGCCGAATGCCACAAAAGAAGACCATATATCAATTACCATTAGAAAGCCAAGCAAAGTCCGCTATACAATCGACGACTATATTAAAAATGGTTCGCTAGATCAAAAAATGGCAAATGAGCTAAAGGCAGCTATTGAAAGCGGCAAAAATATTATCATTTGTGGCGAGACTGGTAGCGGTAAAACTACTTTTATGAAAACACTTATTGATTTTATACCACTAGATGAGAGAATAATTACAATCGAGGATGTTGAAGAGATTAAATTTTGGGATCATAAAAACTTCGTGCAGTTATTTTATCCAAGCGAAGCCAAAAGCGATAGCCCAGTAAATGCAACAACTCTTTTAAAAAGCTGCCTAAGAATGAAACCAAGCAGAATTTTATTGGCAGAGGTCAGAGGTGGAGAGACTTACGATTTTCTAAACGTTATTTCAAGCGGACACAACGGCTCAATGACAAGCTGCCACGCTGGCAGTGTAAAGTCCGCCATTGATCGTCTTGTTATGATGAGTATGCAAAATGCTCAAGCACAAGTTTTAGGCAAGGATATGCTACTTGATATTGTATCAAATACAATTGATTACATTATTGTTTTTAAACGTCATAATAAAAAACGCCAAATTATGGAGTATTTGGCAAACGGCGAATACTTCGTAAGAAATATCGAAAACGATACTTTTAGAAAAGAGAGCCTAAGGAACAAGTAA
- a CDS encoding TrbM/KikA/MpfK family conjugal transfer protein — protein MRVLSKILLTCLVSSSVVYGTDELTGDTKLACEAILCLSSSERPGECAPSLAKYFSITAKKAHETIRKRKNFLKLCPTDETAKVDQNYASLIDTLSEVGGGCDANTLNKNLEKRRVRIGESRIRQTQIRVNPNMPEYCVRLARHNYTNIKSIKYTCDTKFYDMASWNRGYELISINQAIYNTLPSDKKEVQTNPEYTKCGDPDRNSYWQELCRQNTPQYFFFEKKYFSKVCWVD, from the coding sequence ATGAGAGTTTTATCAAAAATTTTACTAACTTGTTTAGTTTCTAGTAGTGTTGTGTATGGTACAGATGAGCTTACCGGAGACACAAAACTAGCGTGCGAAGCGATCCTGTGTTTATCAAGCAGTGAACGACCAGGCGAGTGTGCTCCAAGTCTAGCAAAATACTTTTCAATTACGGCAAAGAAAGCACACGAAACTATTAGAAAAAGAAAGAATTTTCTAAAACTTTGTCCCACAGATGAAACGGCAAAAGTAGATCAGAACTACGCAAGTCTGATTGATACACTATCGGAAGTTGGCGGCGGTTGCGATGCTAATACACTAAATAAAAATTTGGAAAAGCGTCGCGTAAGAATTGGAGAAAGCAGAATACGCCAAACCCAAATCAGAGTTAATCCAAATATGCCTGAATACTGCGTAAGATTAGCACGCCATAATTACACAAACATAAAGAGTATAAAATATACTTGTGATACTAAATTTTACGATATGGCTAGCTGGAATAGGGGTTATGAATTAATTTCCATAAATCAAGCCATATACAATACGCTACCAAGCGATAAAAAAGAAGTTCAGACAAATCCTGAATACACAAAATGCGGAGATCCTGATCGAAATAGTTATTGGCAAGAGCTTTGTCGCCAAAATACACCACAATACTTTTTCTTTGAGAAAAAGTATTTTAGTAAAGTTTGCTGGGTAGATTAA